Part of the Bacillus cabrialesii genome is shown below.
TCTTTCAGCCATTATTTCCGTCAGGATTCCTGAGGAGCTTCTTCAATTTGAAGGACAAACAAAAGGAAAGCTCGGCACCAGTGAAGCGAGATCAGCAGTCGACGCGATTGTTTCAGAGCAGCTTGCATACTTTTTAGAGGAAAACCGAGATACCGCAACGTTACTTGTTAAAAAAGCAATCAAAGCGAGCCAGGCGCGCGAAGCGGCACGCAAAGCCCGTGAAGAAGCAAGAAGCGGCAAAAAACGAAAAAAATCAGAAGCGACATTAAGCGGGAAGCTGACACCCGCGGGTTCGAGAAACCCGGCAAAAAATGAATTATATCTCGTTGAGGGAGATTCAGCAGGCGGTTCAGCCAAGCAGGGAAGAGACCGCAGATTCCAAGCGGTTCTGCCTTTACGCGGTAAGGTCATTAATACGGAAAAAGCTAAGCTTGCGGATATCTTTAAAAATGAAGAGATCAATACGATCATTCATGCGATCGGCGGCGGGGTCGGAGCTGATTTTTCAATCGAGGATATCAACTACGACAAAATCATCATTATGACCGATGCCGATACAGACGGCGCTCATATTCAAGTGCTGCTTCTGACCTTTTTCTATCGCTATATGAAGCCGCTCATTGAGCATGGCAAGGTGTTCATTGCGCTGCCTCCTTTATATAAGGTCAGCAAAGGAAGCGGGAAAAAGGAAATCATTGAATACGCATGGTCTGACGAAGAGATGGATGATGTCCTGAAAAAAGTCGGCAAAGGCTATACCATTCAGCGATACAAGGGTCTTGGAGAGATGAACGCAGACCAGCTGTGGGAAACGACAATGAATCCGGAGTCCCGCACGCTTGTAAGAGTCAAAATCGACGATGCGGCACGTGTAGAGAGACGTGTGACGACGTTAATGGGAGACAAAGTAGAACCGCGCAGAAAGTGGATTGAGAAAAACGTCGCTTTCGGCTTAGATGAAGAAAGCAATATTTTAGAAAATGAAAACTTATCGGTCGCTGAGGAGGTTTAATGATTGTCACAGCCAGAATTATTTCATGATTTACCATTAGAAGAGGTGATCGGCGACCGTTTTGGACGCTATAGTAAATATATTATTCAAGACAGGGCGCTTCCTGATGCGAGAGACGGCTTAAAGCCGGTACAGCGCAGAATTTTGTATGCGATGCATACAGATGGAAACACGTTTGATAAAAACTTCAGAAAAGCGGCCAAAACGGTCGGTAACGTCATCGGTAATTATCATCCGCACGGTGACAGTTCGGTTTATGAAGCAATGGTGCGGATGAGCCAGGATTGGAAAGTGCGTAATGTGTTAATCGAAATGCACGGGAACAACGGAAGCATCGACGGAGATCCCCCGGCAGCCATGCGTTATACAGAAGCGAGATTGTCTCCGATCGCATCTGAGCTTCTGCGGGATATTGACAAAAATACGGTTGAATTTGTGCCGAACTTTGATGATACAAGCAAGGAGCCTGTCGTGCTTCCGGCGATGTTTCCTAACTTATTGGTCAACGGATCTACCGGGATATCAGCAGGATACGCGACCGACATTCCCCCTCATCATCTTGGGGAAGTCATTGATGCTGTCATTAAACGCATTCAAATGCCATCTTGCTCTGTTGATGAACTGATGGAAGTCATAAAAGGGCCTGATTTTCCGACAGGCGGTATTATTCAGGGCGTTGACGGCATAAAAAAAGCTTACGAAACCGGAAAAGGAAAAATCATTATCCGCGGAAAAGCTGAAATTGAAGGAATCAGAGGCGGCCGTGAACAAATTGTCATTACGGAAATTCCGTTTGAAGTAAACAAAGCCAACCTTGTGAAAAAAATGGACGAGTACCGCATTGATAAAAAGGTTGAAGGCATCTCAGAGGTTCGCGATGAAACGGACCGAACAGGGCTGAGAGTGGTCATTGAACTGAAAAAAGAAGCGGATGCAAAAGGCATTTTGAATTTCTTATATAAAAACACCGATTTGCAAGTCACATATAACTTTAATATGGTGGCTATCCATAACCGCCGCCCAATGCTGATGAGCCTGCCGTCCATTTTGGATGCGTATATCGGCCACCAAAAGGAAGTCGTCACAAACAGGTCCGTTTATGAGCTTCAAAAAGCAAAAGACAGACATCACATCGTAGAAGGCCTCATGAAAGCTTTGTCGATTTTGGATGAAGTCATTGCAACGATCCGTTCTTCAAGCGATAAGCGTGACGCTAAAAACAACTTGATAGCGAAATATGACTTTACAGAGCCTCAGGCCGAAGCCATCGTATCATTGCAGCTATATCGTTTAACCAATACAGATATCACAGCGCTTAAGGAAGAGGCAGAAGAGCTTGGCAAAAAGATTGAAGAGCTCGAATCCATTCTGAGCAATGATAAAAAGCTGTTGAAAGTGATCACAAACAGCTTGAAAGCACTGAAAAAGAAATATGCAGACGCTAGACGATCCGTAATTGAAGAAAAAATTGAGGAAATTAAAATCAACCTTGAAGTCATGGTTGCGTCTGAGGATGTATATGTGACCGTTACGAAGGATGGTTACCTAAAACGGACGAGCCAGCGTTCATTTGCCGCTTCTAATGGCCAGGATTTCGGCATGAAAGATACGGATAGGATGCTGCATCAGTTTGAAATGAATACGACGGATGTGCTGCTGCTCTTTACGAACAAAGGAAGCTACATCTATTGTCCGGTTCACCAGCTGCCTGATATCAGATGGAAGGACATGGGCCAGCATTTTTCTAATATCATCACCATTGACCGGGATGAAACGATTGTAAAGGCCATACCGATAAAAGAATTTGATCCGTCGGCATATCTTTTGTTCTTTACGAAAAATGGAATGGTGAAAAAGACAGAGCTCACTCATTATAAAGCACAGCGTTATTCTAAAGCGCTTGTGGCGTTAAACCTGAAGGGTGAAGACGAACTGATTGATGTACATGTAACAAATGGGGAAAGCCAGATCTTTATCGCTACTCATTTAGGGTACGGCTTATGGTTTGGAGAAGACGAAGTAAATATAGTTGGCGCGCGTGCCGCTGGTGTAAAAGGAATTAACTTGAAAGAAGATGACTTTGTTGTCTCAGGGGACATCCTTCAACAATCTGATTCAATTGTATTGTTCACACAGCGGGGAGCGGTGAAACGCATGAGTCTTTCCGAGTTTGAAAAAACATCCCGTGCAAAACGCGGTGTTGTGATGCTAAGGGAATTGAAGAAGAATCCTCACCGTGTCGTCGGCCTGTTCGCATGCGGTCTAGAACAGCGGCTTATGGCGGAAACAGAAAAGGGCGACAGAAAAGAACTGCAGGCGAAAGACTTGCGGACAAACGACAGATACAGCAATGGCTCTTTCTTTATTGATGAAGAGGAATCAGGCAAGGTCACAGCTGTCTGGCGCGTTCATACAGAACAATAATAAAAAACCCGCTCATATTACGTGAGCGGGTTTCGTTTGTTTTCTTATCAGCTTTCATGGTTGGTGAAAAGATCTGTTACGGCATGAACGACTTCGATTCCTTGCCATACAAATAAATTCAACGCCGTGAAAGAAAATAAGCCTAAAATCACCATTCTTAAGATAAACAACATGTTTAACAGCCTCCTTATATTTCGTTATATAATCGGGTGATGTTGAACATGCAGTTTGCCGAAATAAGACGATTGATAAAATTTGGCCAGTATAAAGCTTTTTTTCCGCTGGCGCCTGCGGGTGTCTCCCGTACTTTTGCTTTCAGCGGTCAGAAGCAGAACAGCCATTGCCCATATAGCAGTCAGCGCAAATGCCCCTGTGATGGATTTCTTTTCATCATCAGCATTTTGGCCGGCTTTCATCTCATGCATTTCCTGCTGGTCGGCTACGGCTTTATAATGATGGCCGATATCAAAGGCGTGGGGAATTGAGAACAAATGAAAACTGGCAATCGCCAAAAATAAGATGGATGCTTTCAGTATCGTTACTTTTTTCAAATGATCTCCCCCTCCTTTCATATTACTGAATATTTTTATAATAATACCCTAATCGATCTCGAAAGTAAACCTGATTTTTTAAATTTAAAAATAAATTTCACTTTGTTAAGTATATATCTTTTTTCTTATTTTTGAAAGAGAAATTTCTTTTATTAGTGTATGTATACCCGCTATAAGATGTGAATAAAAACACATTTTAGATGATATGTTGGTTGCTAAAGAATTATTATTTTATCGTTCAGCTACATCAAAAAATGAGAGGGAAGATTTCTTACATTTAAAAAAGAACTCTGTTTATATGACCCGTTTTTCAGATATATTTTATTCATAGGAAAATAATAGAGAGGGAAGGTAAGGACTGAGCATCAGTCTAAGACAATAATCTTCACGAAAAAACTTCCTAATTCGACATATTGTGATATAATAAAACTCGTTATGTTAAAAAATCTAACATCAAAAACGAATTCACAATGAATTGATGAAAACGGGAGGTAAATATGGAGGCTTTTTTCAACAGTTTGATTAATATTCCAAGTGATTTCATCTGGAAATACCTATTTTATATTTTAATAGGACTTGGTTTATTTTTTACCATACGTTTTGGGTTTATCCAATTCCGTTACTTTATTGAAATGTTTAGAATCGTAGGGGAGAAGCCAGAGGGAAATAAAGGCGTTTCATCTATGCAGGCATTCTTTATTTCTGCCGCATCCCGAGTCGGTACAGGGAATTTGACTGGTGTTGCCTTAGCAATCGCGACAGGCGGACCAGGCGCTGTATTTTGGATGTGGGTAGTAGCTGCTGTAGGTATGGCTTCAAGCTTTGTTGAGAGTACGTTAGCGCAGCTTTATAAGGTGAGAGACGGGGAAGATTTCCGCGGAGGCCCGGCCTACTATATTCAAAAGGGTCTTGGAGTTAGATGGCTTGGCATTGTTTTTGCCGTCTTAATCACTGTCTCATTCGGCTTAATTTTTAACGCTGTCCAATCCAATACAATTGCAGGAGCATTAGAAGGCGCTTTTCATGTGAATAAAACAGTTGTGGCTATTATTCTTGCTGTTTTAACGGCATTTATTATTTTCGGCGGTTTAAAACGTGTTGTCGCTGTGACACAATTGATTGTTCCTGTCATGGCTGGACTTTATATTCTTATTGCTCTATATGTTGTATTCACGAATATTTCTGCATTTCCAAGCGTTATTGCGACAATTGTCAAAAATGCTTTAGGCATTGAACAAGTTGTCGGCGGAGGACTGGGAGCTATCATCGTCATCGGTGCACAGCGCGGACTTTTCTCTAACGAAGCAGGGATGGGTAGCGCGCCAAACGCTGCTGCGACAGCACATGTTTCGCACCCGGCAAAGCAA
Proteins encoded:
- the parE gene encoding DNA topoisomerase IV subunit B; translation: MARKQQFDYNEDAIQVLEGLEAVRKRPGMYIGSTDARGLHHLVYEIVDNSVDEVLAGHGDHIIVKIHKDNSISVQDRGRGMPTGMHKLGKPTPEVILTVLHAGGKFGQGGYKTSGGLHGVGASVVNALSEWLTVTIERDGFVYQQRFENGGKPVTSLEKIGKTKKTGTLTHFKPDPTMFSTTTYNFETLSERLRESAFLLKGLKIELVDERNDQREVFYYENGIEAFVAYLNEEKDVLSEVVSFEGEHHSIEVDFAFQFNDGYSENILSFVNNVRTKDGGTHESGAKTAMTRAFNEYARKVALLKEKDKNLEGTDIREGLSAIISVRIPEELLQFEGQTKGKLGTSEARSAVDAIVSEQLAYFLEENRDTATLLVKKAIKASQAREAARKAREEARSGKKRKKSEATLSGKLTPAGSRNPAKNELYLVEGDSAGGSAKQGRDRRFQAVLPLRGKVINTEKAKLADIFKNEEINTIIHAIGGGVGADFSIEDINYDKIIIMTDADTDGAHIQVLLLTFFYRYMKPLIEHGKVFIALPPLYKVSKGSGKKEIIEYAWSDEEMDDVLKKVGKGYTIQRYKGLGEMNADQLWETTMNPESRTLVRVKIDDAARVERRVTTLMGDKVEPRRKWIEKNVAFGLDEESNILENENLSVAEEV
- the parC gene encoding DNA topoisomerase IV subunit A; this translates as MSQPELFHDLPLEEVIGDRFGRYSKYIIQDRALPDARDGLKPVQRRILYAMHTDGNTFDKNFRKAAKTVGNVIGNYHPHGDSSVYEAMVRMSQDWKVRNVLIEMHGNNGSIDGDPPAAMRYTEARLSPIASELLRDIDKNTVEFVPNFDDTSKEPVVLPAMFPNLLVNGSTGISAGYATDIPPHHLGEVIDAVIKRIQMPSCSVDELMEVIKGPDFPTGGIIQGVDGIKKAYETGKGKIIIRGKAEIEGIRGGREQIVITEIPFEVNKANLVKKMDEYRIDKKVEGISEVRDETDRTGLRVVIELKKEADAKGILNFLYKNTDLQVTYNFNMVAIHNRRPMLMSLPSILDAYIGHQKEVVTNRSVYELQKAKDRHHIVEGLMKALSILDEVIATIRSSSDKRDAKNNLIAKYDFTEPQAEAIVSLQLYRLTNTDITALKEEAEELGKKIEELESILSNDKKLLKVITNSLKALKKKYADARRSVIEEKIEEIKINLEVMVASEDVYVTVTKDGYLKRTSQRSFAASNGQDFGMKDTDRMLHQFEMNTTDVLLLFTNKGSYIYCPVHQLPDIRWKDMGQHFSNIITIDRDETIVKAIPIKEFDPSAYLLFFTKNGMVKKTELTHYKAQRYSKALVALNLKGEDELIDVHVTNGESQIFIATHLGYGLWFGEDEVNIVGARAAGVKGINLKEDDFVVSGDILQQSDSIVLFTQRGAVKRMSLSEFEKTSRAKRGVVMLRELKKNPHRVVGLFACGLEQRLMAETEKGDRKELQAKDLRTNDRYSNGSFFIDEEESGKVTAVWRVHTEQ
- a CDS encoding alanine/glycine:cation symporter family protein, producing MEAFFNSLINIPSDFIWKYLFYILIGLGLFFTIRFGFIQFRYFIEMFRIVGEKPEGNKGVSSMQAFFISAASRVGTGNLTGVALAIATGGPGAVFWMWVVAAVGMASSFVESTLAQLYKVRDGEDFRGGPAYYIQKGLGVRWLGIVFAVLITVSFGLIFNAVQSNTIAGALEGAFHVNKTVVAIILAVLTAFIIFGGLKRVVAVTQLIVPVMAGLYILIALYVVFTNISAFPSVIATIVKNALGIEQVVGGGLGAIIVIGAQRGLFSNEAGMGSAPNAAATAHVSHPAKQGFIQTLGVFFDTFIVCTSTAFIILLYSVTPKGDGIQVTQAALNHHIGGWAPTFIAVAMFLFAFSSVVGNYYYGETNIEFIKTSKTWLNIYRIAVIAMVVYGCVAGFQIVWDMADLFMGIMALINLIVITLLSNVAYKVYKDYAKQRKQGLDPVFKAKNIPGLKNAETWEDEKQEA